One stretch of Bombus affinis isolate iyBomAffi1 chromosome 4, iyBomAffi1.2, whole genome shotgun sequence DNA includes these proteins:
- the LOC126915280 gene encoding vesicular glutamate transporter 1 produces MSGFAAAGLVAFDSIKSKASQKLAGLRRSNAGYEEFEMPREGSKDNKGFEDERGYSRQDSFESLPEPERPPLRHIDTYCKPECPCLSKRYTIATLACIGFIISFGMRCNMGMAKMAMKNATEDNANHTLRFNWTIGTESALDSSFFWGYLVTQVPGGFLASLYPANKIFGAAIAISSFLNLLVPGALSIHPIVDMIVQVIKGLVEGVTYPACHGIWKYWAPPLERSRLATLAFCGSYAAMVIGMPLSGLLTSTFGWAASFYFYGICGLIWYCFWLWMAFEKPSKHPCISARELRYIEDSLGQGQSQLPMAMPTFATTPWRKFLTSMPVYAIIVANFCRSWNFYLLVLFQARFMHEAFDMPLVETGVIGSLPHLLMTMIVPCGGLLADYIRKRGILSTTNVRKLFNCGGFGMEALFFLVVSHATMKRNGTAAIFALACGVACSGFAISGFNVNHLDIAPRYASILMGMSNGIGTIAGLLVPFFVDNITEKKDAQSWRNVFIIAACVHIFGVIFYGFFCSGELQPWADPNLDEQKTFAMDEFGQAKPPLPPPPKTMQSEFIRQPSMGDGAADDWNNYDQPPAADNIYAQQEKPPVISYGSTETNSNNPFHSTNPFASDVNASLVQPPATTDYAYDVTQQNQQWN; encoded by the exons ATGTCCGGATTTGCGGCGGCGGGCCTCGTGGCCTTCGATTCCATCAAGTCCAAAGCATCGCAGAAACTTGCTGG ATTAAGAAGAAGTAATGCCGGCTACGAGGAATTCGAGATGCCCCGCGAGGGTAGCAAAGACAATAAGGGGTTCGAAGATGAGAGAGGATACAGTAGACAAGATTCGTTCGAATCACTCCCGGAACCTGAACGACCCCCATTGCGCCATATCGATACTTATTGCAAACCAGAATGTCCCTGCTTATCGAAAAGATACACCATCGCCACTTTGGCCTGTATAG GATTTATAATCTCATTCGGTATGAGGTGTAACATGGGAATGGCGAAGATGGCCATGAAGAATGCCACCGAAGATAACGCCAACCACACTCTCAGGTTCAACTGGACAATTGGCACAGAGAGCGCGCTGGACTCGTCCTTCTTCTGGGGTTACCTTGTGACTCAAGTACCAGGAGGATTCCTCGCCTCCCTGTACCCTGCGAACAAGATATTTGGGGCTGCAATTGCCATATCTTCGTTTTTAAATCTGTTGGTACCTGGCGCACTGAGCATCCATCCAATCGTCGATATGATTGTACAGGTCATAAAAGGATTAGTGGAG GGTGTTACGTATCCAGCGTGTCACGGTATCTGGAAATATTGGGCACCACCGTTGGAAAGATCGCGTTTAGCGACATTGGCATTTTGCGGTTCTTACGCTGCTATGGTAATAGGAATGCCACTCTCGGGCCTTTTAACTTCGACCTTTGGCTGGGCAGCGTCCTTTTATTTCTATG GTATTTGCGGATTGATTTGGTATTGTTTCTGGTTGTGGATGGCATTCGAGAAGCCATCGAAACACCCTTGTATTTCGGCACGTGAGTTGCGTTACATCGAAGATTCACTTGGCCAAGGACAATCGCAGTTACCTATGGCGATGCCAACATTCGCGACGACACCATGGCGAAAATTTCTGACGTCCATGCCAGTTTACGCGATTATCGTAGCTAATTTCTGCAGATCCTGGAACTTCTATCTTCTAGTGCTCTTTCAAGCTCGTTTTATGCACGAGGCTTTCGACATGCCTCTAGTTGAA ACTGGTGTAATTGGCTCGCTCCCACATCTGTTGATGACGATGATCGTGCCTTGCGGAGGTCTGTTGGCTGATTACATTCGCAAACGTGGAATATTGTCAACAACAAACGTCAGGAAGCTGTTTAACTGTGGCGGTTTTGGTATGGAGGCTTTATTCTTCTTGGTGGTATCTCACGCAACCATGAAAAGAAATGGGACAGCGGCAATCTTCGCGCTAGCGTGCGGTGTCGCGTGCAGTGGTTTTGCCATTTCTGGTTTCAACGTAAACCATTTGGACATCGCTCCCAGATATGCCAGTATCTTGATGGGAATGTCGAATGGAATTGGAACGATAGCGGGTCTGTTAGTACCCTTCTTTGTAGACAACATCACAGAGAAGAAG GACGCTCAAAGTTGGAGAAACGTGTTTATCATAGCAGCGTGCGTGCACATATTCGGTGTAATATTTTATGGATTTTTTTGTTCCGGAGAGTTACAACCTTGGGCTGATCCTAATTTGGACGAGCAGAAGACTTTCGCTATGGATGAATTTGGACAAGCGAAACCACCTCTTCCTCCACCACCGAAGACTATGCAATCCGAATTCATA AGACAACCATCGATGGGTGATGGTGCAGCAGACGATTGGAATAATTACGATCAACCACCAGCTGCGGATAACATATACGCTCAACAAGAAAAACCACCGGTGATAAGCTACGGATCAACGGAAACCAATAGCAACAATCCCTTCCATTCTACAAATCCCTTCGCCAGCGATGTAAACGCATCTCTGGTACAACCACCAGCGACGACCGATTACGCATACGACGTAACACAGCAGAATCAACAGTGGAATTAA
- the LOC126915813 gene encoding uncharacterized protein LOC126915813 gives MNQSCISNNGVLGFAKLGPCLDRIKSLLGPSLENRIRAMLEEFVCESNSDCAKRFPRVKKFLNMVAAWADRLDVSAKDTDIRQEMIKHTIEFLLKDGLVTQFADPAILNRGPNKLDADSLAAEQNALKSMNVWRFINEKDYWLCRDCSTATCVHPETSQQTYQCRKQRSGSDLDVEVGSISQESSTVYSSCRTNSICSSVCNRTIESTKSQVKINCRNFEVILEPNGNIVNSRKNISNTFDNTSCCSRRANLKKFGLKVNFDCDTKFVQTETSRKNLNFIFKASASTLNPLKEASGTKCDRKFAQTQTSQKNINFIFAANPSTSNHSKEASDTKGDAKFVHAQTSERNINFIFEASPGTLNAPEGTSDISNIPKPSPRRKYLKSSDAEEKCDCDRTKSPKKPKLKIYIHRTTSTSRSKVRSPLNVSNLSLPCKSSQLIVRLFEADPSLSDSCLILMRKRFEKDINNACSCMNDILRKLDDSTIKQLHLNCEIRPGRVDLNLSCKNGENSKIRWFLARVPTCSNVHKRVSYTGNVESCENPRDRRGEPRRSMELPVDAGCCEGAAKRSGEFEERRVAFYSVCSNHSLMQAKQSSTLGNEIEKEEREKQLNLAWSGEGEKQMDFVLSSRLINSQDKDTVTSAKTDIERPGKYNNEISDRKVYQSTSLNRENEGLEQCRTEDVVDVNKEIEICDDGFVEDSIQDSENHLIELHDIKCDCSLDSFEEGVFRKDYSMTRGCNPEECFCDAFCTSDRIVNHSSSETKDLDNKNTKVEGFCHLNEDALKLQVSTSQTKKDNSKLEDCISKDTSCLGIEREVVRKEEHVFELKQNIFQMENASKEEISSLDSKEKKKVMLKVEEKYSADSICASNSSFMELSCDTKCSCCGEDLPNPSSVEEINIEANKRSTCTNKTLVNLKDHETLNLIVTENATTSEAVRESSNLHYLEFKMVPNVHIESNTTSIHDQSSTVPDNNSTDFSQKCLGNCEKNSIENPCDQEATFIDNPPNFSTYSKVKDSPITESLFVFCNSNMKQFSSTSNSSTDEECSSNENHRARNQEIGKSRSPCRRAIPTKCHRKSIYSITCKPSYSMRNVPRVNCAKHSSKEKTNKKDVPIVPRYKNRLWRGPMAPGSLCSSFPAIDRIKYLIRRKLRKLLLEERDKGTSTSKTFLRNDRYLVSISSGKLNGGRIIRESCSSTRCPFTTRNRYEARGEAEETFTEGSCLGKNKNIFGDIIKARCQRMIQGNDILKRIRMANVPRSQKYDSKLIDTQDFIGERGETIRRSKWKDRNGERFLVNSPWNNKEQKNSSSIMSLNSTRMFLLKDDGDHFLSQKLVRRKHRDLKEQGRIKNLSTDIKSMRNYPRRSYYERGFSGSSYERKENRKGMDAEDKTCYDKLRSFEERLSKLERRRDEENNFVNFLSDYEKRVNELDADFRLKLLQYVTLCRSVKNSLMKRLRPDDVYEVNSSSV, from the exons ATG AATCAATCTTGCATCAGCAACAATGGAGTCCTGGGATTCGCGAAACTCGGCCCGTGCCTCGACAGGATCAAATCACTTTTGGGTCCCAGCTTGGAAAACAGGATTCGCGCGATGCTCGAGGAGTTCGTTTGCGAGTCGAACTCGGACTGTGCTAAACGATTTCCACGAGTGAAGAAATTCCTAAACATGGTCGCCGCATGGGCCGACCGTTTGGATGTCTCTGCCAAGGACACGGATATCAGACAGGAAATGATTAAGCACACGATCGAATTTCTGCTGAAGGATGGCCTAGTGACACAATTCGCGGATCCGGCCATTCTCAACAGAGGGCCGAATAAATTAGATGCCGATTCTTTGGCCGCCGAGCAGAATGCCTTGAAAAGCATGAACGTTTGGAGGTTTATCAACGAGAAGGACTATTGGCTGTGCCGAGATTGCTC AACAGCCACTTGCGTACATCCGGAAACAAGTCAACAAACTTACCAATGCAGAAAACAGAGATCCGGCAGCGATTTAGACGTCGAAGTCGGTTCAATTTCGCAAGAATCGTCAACCGTTTACAGTAGCTGTAGAACAAACTCTATCTGCAGTTCAGTTTGCAATCGAACAATCGAAAGCACGAAATCTCAAGTAAAAATCAATTGTCGAAATTTCGAGGTGATTTTGGAACCAAATGGGAATATAGTAAACTCacggaaaaatatttcaaacacgTTCGATAATACCAGCTGTTGTTCAAGAAGGGCAAATTTAAAAAAGTTTGGTCTGAAGGTAAATTTTGACTGTGATACGAAATTCGTACAGACTGAAACTAGTCGGAAAAATTTAAACTTTATCTTCAAAGCAAGCGCAAGCACACTGAACCCTCTGAAAGAAGCTTCTGGTACAAAATGTGATAGAAAATTTGCACAGACACAAACCAGTCAAAAAAATATAAACTTTATTTTCGCAGCGAACCCAAGCACATCGAACCATTCAAAAGAAGCTTCCGACACAAAAGGCGATGCAAAATTCGTACACGCGCAAACTAGTGAAAGAAATATAAACTTTATTTTCGAAGCAAGCCCAGGCACATTGAACGCTCCTGAAggaacgtctgacatttccaacATTCCTAAGCCCTCGCcacgaagaaaatatttaaaaagctcAGACGCAGAAGAGAAATGCGACTGCGATCGAACTAAATCTCCCAAAAAGCCCAAATTAAagatttatattcatagaaCAACGAGCACTAGCCGTTCTAAGGTTCGAAGTCCACTAAACGTATCCAATCTTTCGTTACCTTGTAAATCGAGTCAGTTGATCGTTCGATTGTTCGAAGCTGACCCATCGTTATCAGATTCCTGTCTAATTTTAATGAGGAAACGATTCGAGAAAGACATAAACAACGCTTGCTCTTGCATGAACGACATTCTGAGGAAGTTGGACGATTCAACGATCAAACAGTTACACTTGAATTGCGAGATTCGGCCAGGTCGAGTAGATCTGAATCTTTCATGCAAGAATGGTGAAAACTCGAAGATTAGATGGTTCCTTGCTCGAGTTCCGACTTGTAGCAACGTTCACAAACGCGTTTCGTACACCGGGAACGTTGAAAGCTGCGAGAATCCGAGGGATCGACGCGGAGAGCCTCGACGTTCGATGGAACTTCCGGTTGATGCTGGTTGTTGCGAAGGTGCGGCGAAACGTAGCGGAGAATTCGAAGAACGACGCGTTGCTTTTTATTCTGTTTGCTCGAATCACAGTCTGATGCAAGCGAAACAAAGCTCCACGTTGGGGAATGAAATCGAAAAGGAGGAGAGAGAGAAGCAGCTTAATCTCGCGTGGTCAGGAGAGGGAGAAAAGCAGATGGATTTCGTGCTTTCTTCGCGTTTAATAAATTCACAGGATAAGGATACCGTGACTTCCGCCAAAACTGATATCGAACGACCTGgaaaatataataatgaaatttctgACAGAAAAGTTTACCAATCGACGTCGTTAAATAGAGAAAATGAAGGGTTGGAACAATGTAGAACCGAAGATGTGGTGGATGTAAATAAAGAAATCGAAATATGCGATGATGGATTTGTAGAAGATTCTATACAAGATTCTGAGAATCATCTAATAGAATTACACGATATTAAGTGTGACTGTTCTCTGGATAGCTTCGAAGAGGGAGTCTTTAGGAAAGATTATTCGATGACCAGAGGCTGCAACCCTGAGGAATGTTTCTGTGATGCGTTCTGCACGAGTGATAGAATCGTTAATCATAGTTCATCAGAAACAAAAGATTTAGATAATAAAAACACAAAGGTAGAGGGCTTCTGTCATTTAAACGAAGACGCTTTGAAACTGCAAGTATCTACTTCGCAGACGAAAAAGGATAATTCCAAGCTAGAGGATTGTATTTCAAAGGATACTTCCTGTTTAGGAATAGAAAGAGAAGTCGTAAGGAAGGAAGAACATGTTTTTGAattgaaacaaaatatttttcagaTGGAAAATGCATCTAAAGAAGAAATCAGCAGTTTAGATtccaaagaaaagaaaaaagttaTGTTGAAggtagaagaaaaatacagCGCCGATTCTATTTGCGCGTCAAATTCCAGCTTTATGGAACTTAGCTGTGATACGAAGTGTTCCTGCTGCGGCGAAGATCTTCCAAATCCTTCGTCTGTCGAAGAAATTAACATTGAAGCAAACAAACGTTCTACTTGTACTAATAAAACACTTGTTAATTTAAAAGATCATGAGACACTAAATCTCATTGTAACAGAAAATGCAACAACTTCGGAAGCTGTAAGAGAAtcttccaatcttcactatcttgaATTTAAAATGGTTCCGAATGTTCATATTGAATCAAATACAACTTCGATTCACGATCAATCTTCCACAGTGCCCGATAACAATTCGACTGATTTTTCACAAAAATGTCTTGGTAATTGCGAAAAAAATTCAATCGAGAATCCTTGCGACCAAGAAGCTACGTTTATTGATAATCCTCCAAACTTCTCGACATATTCCAAAGTAAAGGATTCGCCGATCACTGAATCCTTGTTCGTATTCTGCAATTCGAACATGAAACAGTTTTCTTCCACATCGAACTCCTCGACGGACGAAGAATGTTCGTCGAATGAAAATCATCGTGCAAGAAACCAAGAAATTGGAAAATCCAGATCGCCATGTCGAAGAGCTATTCCAACAAAATGTCACCGGAAGTCGATATACTCCATCACGTGTAAACCTTCCTATTCCATGAGAAATGTCCCTCGAGTCAATTGCGCGAAACATAGTTCGAAAGAGAAAACAAACAAGAAAGACGTTCCGATCGTCCCTCGATATAAAAATCGTCTATGGCGAGGACCGATGGCTCCTGGAAGTCTGTGCAGCTCTTTTCCAGCTATCGACCGGATCAAATATCTGATTCGTAGGAAACTCCGAAAATTGCTGCTGGAAGAACGTGACAAGGGGACCAGCACGTCGAAAACGTTTCTGAGGAACGATAGATACCTTGTCAGCATTTCGAGCGGAAAATTGAACGGCGGTCGAATAATTCGCGAGTCTTGTTCCTCGACTCGTTGCCCTTTTACTACCAGAAATCGATACGAAGCTAGAGGAGAAGCGGAGGAAACGTTCACCGAAGGAAGTTGCTTGGGcaaaaataaaaacatttttGGGGACATCATTAAAGCAAGATGCCAGAGAATGATACAAGGTAACGACATACTTAAGAGGATCAGGATGGCTAACGTTCCAAGGTCTCAGAAGTACGATTCGAAGTTAATCGATACGCAAGATTTCATCGGCGAACGAGGAGAAACAATTAGGAGAAGCAAATGGAAAGATAGGAACGGGGAAAGATTTCTTGTTAATTCTCCTTGGAATAACAAAGAGCAGAAGAATAGTTCGAGTATCATGTCCTTGAATTCGACGAGAATGTTTCTTTTGAAAGACGATGGCGATCATTTTTTGAGCCAGAAGCTTGTTCGTCGAAAGCATCGTGACTTAAAGGAGCAAGGCAGAATCAAAAATTTGTCTACCGATATAAAATCGATGAGAAACTATCCCAGAAGAAGTTACTACGAGCGTGGTTTCTCCGGAAGCTCGTACGAGCGTAAAGAAAATCGGAAAGGAATGGATGCAGAGGATAAGACATGCTACGACAAATTGAGATCCTTCGAGGAACGATTATCGAAGCTCGAAAGGAGACGCGACGAAGAAAACAATTTCGTCAATTTTCTCAGTGACTATGAAAAACGCGTCAATGAGCTGGATGCTGATTTCAGGCTGAAATTGCTGCAATACGTGACGTTGTGCAGGAGTGTGAAGAACTCGTTAATGAAGAGGTTACGACCGGATGACGTTTACGAGGTCAATTCGAGCTCCGTGTAA
- the LOC126915817 gene encoding uncharacterized protein LOC126915817, producing MYWVLFLSVAVTVQALVYLPPPLKEEQLLTDTLLRELINQMGNELVDTADSYLEYQDKPKEIPMELPADYDGIDTLNPNPSIRDQEYLQHSTLWSHQRVNNNDKVDDRQRIKPGSIKNIKDEKENALPAYCTPPNPCPVGYTSENNCIVNFENTAAFSRDYQSAQDCMCDTEHMLDCPVDSANSNSMPSMHIPNSNFNQIVDQFQAEENPFFRGEKLPIAAKKGLNVVY from the exons ATGTATTGGGTCCTGTTTCTTTCCGTGGCTGTTACTGTTCAAGCATTGGTATATTTACCTCCACCACTTAAG GAAGAGCAATTGTTAACTGATACTCTTCTACGAGAACTGATCAATCAAATGGGAAATGAACTGGTGGATACAGCAGATTCTTATCTGGAATATCAAGACAAACCGAAAGAAATTCCTATGGAATTACCTGCTGACTATGATGGTATAGACACTTTGAACCCTAATCCTAGCATTCGCGATCAGGAGTACTTGCAACATAGCACGTTATGGAGTCACCAACGTGTCAATAATAACGATAAGGTGGATGATAGACAGAGAATTAAACCTGGAAGCATAAAGAATATCAAGGATGAGAAAGAGAATGCTTTGCCTGCATATTGCACACCACCGAATCCTTGTCCGGTTGGATATACAA GTGAAAATAATTGTATCGTGAATTTCGAAAATACAGCGGCATTCAGCCGGGATTATCAAAGCGCTCAAGATTGTATGTGTGACACGGAACACATGTTGGATTGTCCGGTTGACTCCGCAAACAGCAACAGTATGCCAAGCATGCACATCCCAAACTCTAATTTCAACCAAATCGTCGATCAGTTCCAAGCT GAAGAAAATCCGTTTTTCCGAGGTGAAAAGTTGCCGATCGCGGCGAAGAAAGGTTTAAATGTCGTCTATTAA
- the LOC126915816 gene encoding uncharacterized protein LOC126915816, producing the protein MTAIVQEDNELKRLLGNPAKNAGEDNLMGPPQTTNVPRPSTSQNLNPQSLINPMTPANSTKEVIEPCLQNVVSTVNLGIQLPLMYINTRTRNSEYNPARFTGLVMRIRNPRATALIFHSGKLVCTGARCEEDSFLATRKFARIIQKLGFTVKFYNFKIQNIVATCDLKFPIKLENLNHIHGQFSSYEPELYPGLIYRMVSPRVVLLIFVNGKIVLTGAKNRAELQDALNNIYPILKSFRKQ; encoded by the exons ATGACTGCGATTGTACAAGAAGATAACGAGTTAAAGAGGTTACTTGGTAACCCTGCAAAAAATGCTGGGGAGGATAACTTGATGGGTCCACCGCAAacg acTAATGTTCCGCGACCAAGTACATCACAAAATTTGAACCCCCAATCACTGATAAATCCAATGACTCCAGCTAATAGTACAAAAGAAGTGATAgaaccatgtttaca aaaTGTAGTTTCTACAGTCAATTTAGGCATACAATTACCActtatgtatataaatacaaGGACGAGAAATTCTGAATATAATCCAGCAAGATTTACGGGTTTGGTCATGAGAATTAGAAATCCTAGAGCTACTGCATTGATTTTTCATTCAGGGAAATTAGTGTGTACAGGAGCTAGATGTGAAGAGGACTCTTTTCTAGCGACAAGGAAGTTCGCAAGAATAATTCAAAAGCTAGGTTTTACA GTcaagttttataattttaaaatacaaaatatagttGCTACATGTGATTTAAAATTTCCGATTAAACTAGAAAATTTAAATCATATACATGGTCAATTTTCTAGTTATGAACCTGAGCTTTATCCAGGTCTTATATATAGAATGGTATCACCAAGAGTGGTATTGCTTATATTTGTAAATGGTAAAATTGTATTAACAG GAGCAAAGAATCGAGCTGAACTGCAGGATGCACTAAACAATATATACCCAATACTGAAAAGTTTTAGGAAGCAATAA
- the LOC126915814 gene encoding intraflagellar transport protein 52 homolog, whose translation MSSTFGGSDSNNNLNVIIFDASKNERKMNEEFKILQRKLKSKWKFVENNDILTEELLSTCKILVLPGPRNKFTELEMNSIRTFLNSGGHVLVMLGEGGEKKSNTNVNFLLEEFGIMVNNDSVIRMSYSQTMHPKECLISQGMSNKSIFLRNSNEYIDMNFLYPYGATLNVVQPSIVALSSGSLAIPTNRPISAFHYNERNGGKLLVLGSSRMLTDTYIEKEKNDLLRQMIFDFFESKDIVIKESQMDDIDFWEYNFIPDITQQADNPKVCTQDMDIMDNPRDYTKLFKHHLYSINLDMIPVCIKAYEVLGVKHEPLSLIPPHFEAPLPATQASVFPPSFQELPPPALELFDLDEAFSSDLLKLSQLTNKYMATKTLSKDVELDHYIREFGSIVRISTSDTHTAKEVVNAVFQSICSYKAMHE comes from the exons ATGAGCTCAACTTTTGGCGGCAGTGATAGCAACAATAATTTAAATGTCATTATTTTTGATGCGTCAAAAAATGAAAGGAAAATGAACGAAGAATTTAAAATACTCCAAAGGAAGTTGAAATCAAAATGGAAATTCGTCGA AAACAACGATATTTTAACAGAGGAATTGTTATCGACGTGTAAAATATTAGTATTGCCTGGTCCACGAAATAAATTTACAGAATTAGAAATGAATTCTATTAGAACGTTCTTAAATTCTGGTGGGCATGTTTTAGTTATGCTCGGCGAAGGTGGTGAAAAAAAATCAAATACTAATGTAAACTTTTTATTGGAAGAGTTTGGCATAATGGTGAACAATG ATAGTGTTATACGCATGAGTTACAGTCAAACAATGCATCCAAAGGAATGTTTAATTTCTCAAGGAATGTCAAATAAATCTATATTTCTAAGAAATAGCAATGAATACAT AGACATGAACTTTTTGTATCCATACGGTGCAACTTTAAATGTAGTACAACCATCAATAGTTGCGTTATCAAGTGGATCACTAGCAATTCCAACAAATAGACCCATTTCTGCTTTTCATTATAATGAACGCAATGGTGGAAAGTTACTTGTTTTAGGTTCTTCAAGAATGTTAACTGACACAtatattgaaaaagaaaaaaatgatttattaagaCAAATGATCTTTGACTTTTTTGAATCAAAAGATATTGTAATCAAAGAATCTCAAATGGATGATATAGAT ttctgggaatataattttataccaGATATAACACAACAAGCTGATAATCCAAAAGTATGCACTCAAGATATGGATATAATGGATAATCCTCGTGATTATACCAAATTATTTAAACATCATCTTTATTCAATAAATTTAGACATGATACCAGTTTGTATAAAGGCTTATGAAGTGCTTGGTGTAAAACATGAACCGCTTAGTCTAATTCCACCACATTTTGAGGCCCCATTACCAGCCACACAAGCTTCG GTATTTCCACCAAGTTTCCAAGAATTACCACCACCAGCTTTGGAATTATTTGATTTAGATGAAGCTTTCAGTTctgatttattgaaattatcacaattaacaaataaatatatggCAACAAAAACATTATCCAAAGACGTGGAATTAGATCATTACATTCGTGAATTTGGAAGTATTGTTAGAATAAGTACTTCTGACACCCATACAGCTAAAGAAGTAGTAAATGCAGTTTTTCAAAGTATCTGTAGCTACAAAGCTATGCATGAATGA
- the LOC126915815 gene encoding nuclear transcription factor Y subunit gamma-like: MSVFFVNANQDSEVEGDSNGDLQIASPGNSEAQQALTQFWPKVTEEIKKITTMDLKTQSLPLARIKKIMKLDGDVKMISAEAPMLFSKAAEIFIHELTLRAWVHTEDNKRRTLQRNDIAMAITKYDQFDFLIDIVPRDELKQSKAQTESTVRTSMNSDQVHYYFQLAQQQASANQNVQNSNATTQPIQIVQPSTGQIQTINIGSPVEQESTTASTAQTVTVQNPQQSSGQQIIQLQQAQQTPTTQTGGIQIVQQIVTPSGEIQQIPIQLTPQQLQMIRMQVQGGSNQPIIIQTAPIQAQPQLIQVAQGAQAPVFLQASGTDNE; encoded by the exons ATGTCGGTATTCTTTGTAAATGC CAACCAAGATAGTGAAGTTGAAGGTGATTCAAATGGAGACTTACAAATTGCATCACCTGGTAATTCTGAGGCTCAACAGGCTTTGACTCAGTTTTGGCCTAAAGTCAcagaagaaattaaaaaaattactaCG ATGGATCTAAAAACACAATCATTGCCGTTGGCTAGGATAAAAAAGATAATGAAACTGGATGGTGATGTAAAGATGATAAGCGCTGAGGCTCCTATGTTATTCTCTAAAGCAGCGGAAATCTTTATACATGAACTAACATTAAGAGCATGGGTACATACAGAAGATAATAAAAGACGTACTCTCCAAAGAAATGATATAGCAATGGCAATAACTAAGTATGATCAATTTGATTTTCTAATTGATATAGTGCCTAGAGATGAATTGAAACAAAGTAAAGCACAAACTGAAAGTACAGTTCGTACTTCTATGAACTCAGATCAAGTACATTACTACTTTCAATTAGCACAGCAACAAGCCTCTGCCAACCAAAATGTACAAAATAGTAACGCTACTACACAACCTATACAAATTGTACAACCTTCTACTGGACAAATACAAACAATCAACATTGGTAGTCCTGTAGAacag GAAAGTACAACTGCAAGTACAGCACAAACAGTAACAGTGCAAAATCCACAACAATCATCAGGTCAACAGATTATACAATTACAGCAAGCTCAACAAACACCTACAACACAAACTGGGGGAATACAAATTGTACAACAAATTGTAACACCTAGTGGAGAAATTCAACAAATACca ATACAATTAACACCTCAGCAACTTCAGATGATTCGTATGCAAGTACAAGGTGGAAGTAACCAACCAATTATAATTCAAACTGCTCCTATACAAGCTCAACCTCAACTGATACAGGTTGCGCAAGGTGCTCAAGCACCCGTCTTTTTACAAGCTAGCGGAACTGACAAtgagtaa